One window of the Reyranella humidisoli genome contains the following:
- a CDS encoding pyridoxine 5'-phosphate synthase — translation MSAPNHLRLGINIDHVATVRNARGGHLPDPLRAARLAEAAGADGITAHLREDRRHIVDADIEGLMRELKVPLNFEMAATEEMVGIALRHRPHAACIVPEKREERTTEGGLDAAGQHNNLKPMIARLRDAGIRVSLFIEADPRQLEAAVALGAPVVELHTGRYCEIEGEAKQAELQRIAKAAALCAQLGLECHAGHGLSYADVSPIAAIPEVRELNIGHFLVGEAIFVGLEPAIREMRRIMDAARAGGAAA, via the coding sequence CTCGGCATCAACATCGATCACGTCGCCACGGTACGTAACGCCCGCGGCGGCCATCTGCCCGATCCCCTGCGCGCCGCGCGCCTCGCCGAGGCCGCCGGGGCCGACGGCATCACGGCGCACCTTCGCGAGGACCGGCGCCACATCGTCGACGCCGACATCGAGGGCCTGATGCGCGAGCTGAAGGTGCCGCTCAATTTCGAGATGGCGGCGACCGAGGAGATGGTCGGCATCGCGCTGCGCCACAGGCCGCACGCCGCCTGCATCGTGCCGGAGAAGCGCGAGGAGCGGACCACCGAGGGCGGGCTCGACGCCGCCGGTCAGCACAACAACCTGAAGCCGATGATCGCGCGCCTGCGCGATGCCGGCATCCGCGTCTCGCTGTTCATCGAGGCCGACCCCCGCCAGTTGGAGGCGGCGGTCGCGCTGGGTGCGCCGGTCGTCGAACTGCACACCGGCCGCTACTGCGAAATCGAGGGGGAGGCCAAGCAGGCCGAGTTGCAGCGGATCGCCAAGGCGGCGGCCCTGTGCGCCCAGCTTGGCCTCGAATGCCATGCCGGTCATGGGCTGAGCTACGCCGACGTCTCGCCGATCGCGGCCATTCCCGAGGTGCGGGAACTCAATATCGGCCATTTCCTGGTCGGCGAGGCCATTTTCGTGGGCCTGGAACCGGCGATCCGCGAGATGCGGCGCATCATGGACGCAGCCCGCGCCGGAGGGGCCGCCGCGTGA
- the acpS gene encoding holo-ACP synthase, giving the protein MIIGLGNDLCDIRRIEKSLERFGERFIQRVFTETEQKRSEGRATRAASYAKRFAAKEACAKALGTGLRAGVFWRDMGVINLRSGKPTMALTGGALARLQKITPAGMTSQIDLSITDEYPLAQAIVIISAVPAP; this is encoded by the coding sequence GTGATCATCGGTCTCGGCAACGATCTCTGCGACATCCGGCGCATCGAGAAATCGCTGGAGCGGTTCGGCGAGCGGTTCATCCAGCGTGTCTTCACGGAAACCGAGCAAAAGCGCTCGGAAGGCCGGGCCACGCGCGCGGCGAGCTACGCCAAGCGATTTGCGGCCAAGGAAGCCTGCGCCAAGGCACTGGGCACCGGGCTGCGGGCGGGGGTCTTCTGGCGTGACATGGGCGTGATCAATCTGCGCAGCGGCAAGCCCACAATGGCCCTGACGGGCGGGGCGCTGGCGCGGCTGCAGAAGATCACGCCGGCCGGCATGACTTCGCAAATCGACCTCAGCATCACGGACGAATACCCGCTCGCCCAGGCCATCGTGATCATTTCGGCGGTGCCCGCGCCATGA